The genomic DNA CGCCAGCAGCTCCGGATGGCCGGAGAAGCAGTGCAGCACGCCGTTGCCGTAGCCGCCCCCAGCGATGGCCGCCGCGGCCGCGAGGGCCGCCTCCTCGCGTCCCTGCTTGTCGCGCACGTGCAGGACGAGGGGCTTGCCGAGCGCCCTGGCCAGGCCCAGCTGCCAGTCGAAGGCGAACCGTTGCGCCTCGGGCGACTCGTCGTCCCAGTACCGGTCGAAGCCGGTCTCGCCGATGGCCACGACGAGGGGGTCGCCGGCGAGGTCTGTGATGGCGGCCCTGGTCGCGGCGTCGGCCGCGCGGCTCGCGTCGTTGGGGTGGACGCCGACGGCGGCGTAGACGTTCGGGTGCGCGCGCGCCGCGGCGATGGCCAACCGGCTGCGCTCCACGTCCGTGCCCACGGTCACCATGGCGACGAGGCCGGGATCCACGGCGGCTTCCGGGTCGGCGCAGCGGTCGAGGTGGCAATGACTGTCGGTCACGCGCTCACTCTACCGCCGGTCCGGTTCTCGGGCCGGTGGCGGGCAACAGCGCGGCGCACCCCGCGCCAGTAACGTGCCACACGCGGCTAGCGCATGTGGAGCGTGTGAGACTTCTGTAATAGGACCGTTGCTACCTTCACCTCACTTGACCGGGGAGGGTCTCGGCGAGACAGGGGATCTC from Trueperaceae bacterium includes the following:
- a CDS encoding TatD family hydrolase, with translation MTDSHCHLDRCADPEAAVDPGLVAMVTVGTDVERSRLAIAAARAHPNVYAAVGVHPNDASRAADAATRAAITDLAGDPLVVAIGETGFDRYWDDESPEAQRFAFDWQLGLARALGKPLVLHVRDKQGREEAALAAAAAIAGGGYGNGVLHCFSGHPELLAAGLAAGWYVSFAGNLTYKSAADIRAAAARVPVERLLVETDSPYLSPMPLRGKPNSPANVRLTAAALADVLGADPEALERQLDANAERCFGFAAARAARGRSDPEPPPPAAPSGTEA